From a region of the Vanrija pseudolonga chromosome 2, complete sequence genome:
- the rap-1 gene encoding Ras-related protein Rap-1, whose protein sequence is MRVYRAAVMGSGGVGKSAVTIRFINGEYLEMYDPTNRRQFEVDGTPCLLEILDTAGIDQYLSLNDLFIRDSDGFILVFSLIQKETINEVRGVRESIRRIKNPVHAQTIPMVIIGRDKADLVDEREVAPQTAEALAIESGCPYFETSARDNIGILPAFAEIVRQIRQHGVRKRHMSRHSTTNHGSRKCVIL, encoded by the exons ATGCGAGTATACAGA GCAGCAGTGATGGGCTCCGGCGGAGTGGGAAAGTCGGCCGTCACGATCCGGTTCATCAACGGCGAGTACCTCGAGATGTACGACCCCACGA ATCGGCGGCAGTTTGAAGTCGACGGCACACCGTGCCTCCTTGAGATTCTCGACACTG CTGGCATCGACCAATATCTGTCCTTGAACGACCTGTTCATTCGTGATTCGGACGGCTTTATCCTCGTCTTCTC GCTCATCCAGAAGGAGACAATCAACGAGGTCAGAGGGGTGAGGGAGAGCATCCGGCGGATCAAGAACCCAGTGCACGCGCAGACGATTCCCATGGTCATCATTGGGA GAGACAAGgccgacctggtcgacgagcggGAGGTGGCGCCGcagacggccgaggcgctggctATCGAGTCGGGCTGCCCGTACTTTGAGAcgtcggcg cgcgacaACATCGGCATCTTGCCAGCGTTTGCGGAGATTGTGCGCCAGATACGGCAGCACGGCGTGCGGAAGCGGCACATGTCTCGACATAGCACGACGAACCATGGGAGCCGGAAGTGTGTGATATTGTAG
- the CDC28 gene encoding Cyclin-dependent kinase 1: protein MSLENYTKLEKVGEGTYGVVYKARDVNTGQIVALKKIRLEAEDEGVPSTSIREISLLKELSKDDNIVKLLDIVHSDSKLYLVFEFLDLDLKRYMDSIGDKDGLGPNMVKKFCYQLVKGLYYCHAHRVLHRDLKPQNLLIDKEGNLKLADFGLARAFGIPLRTYTHEVVTLWYRAPEVLLGSRHYSTAIDMWSVGCIFAEMAMRQPLFPGDSEIDEIFRIFRQLGTPNEDVWPGVKQLPDYKATFPQWNAVDLKTAVRGLDANGLDLLAQTLIYDPAHRISAKRALQHPYFASSAA, encoded by the exons atgtcgctCGAGAACTACACCAAGCTCGAAaaggtcggcgagg GCACCTACGGCGTCGTGTACAAGGCGCGAGATGTAAACACGGGCCAGATTGTCGCGCTCAAGAAGatccgcctcgaggccgaggacgagggcgtgcCGTCAACGTCTATCCGTGAGATCTCGCTCCTCAAGGAGCTGAGCAAGGACGACAACATTGTCAA GctcctcgacattgtccACTCCGACTCCAAGCTCTACCTCGTCTTCGAgttcctcgacctcgacctgaAGCGCTACATGGACTCGATtggcgacaaggacggcctcggccccaACATGGTCAAAAAGTTCTGCTACCAGCTCGTCAAGGGCCTGTACTACTGccacgcgcaccgcgtcctGCATCGCGACTTGAAGCCGCAGAACCTGCTCAtcgacaaggagggcaacctcaagctcgccgatTTTGGTCTTGCGCGCGCCTTTGGTATCCCCCTGCGGACGTACACTCACGAG GTCGTCACCCTCTGGTACCGCGCGCccgaggtcctcctcggctcgcGCCACTACTCGACTGCCATCGACATGTGGTCTGTAGGCTGCATCTTTGCCGAGATGGCCATGAGGCAGCCCCTCTTCCCCGGCGACTCGGAGATTGACGAAATCTTCCGCATCTTCCGTCAGCTCGGAACACCAAACGAGGACGTCTGGCCCGGCGTCAAGCAGCTGCCCGATTACAAGGCCACATTCCCCCAGTGGaacgccgtcgacctcaagACGGCCGTCAGGGGactcgacgccaacggcctcgacctcctcgcccaaACGCTCATTTACGACCCTGCCCACCGTATCTCTGCGAAGCGTGCGCTGCAGCACCCCTACTTTGCCTCCTCTGCCGCCTGA
- the DBP4 gene encoding ATP-dependent RNA helicase DBP4: protein MAFQEGQPSSSKGAGRPKGKGKGPQKPLVKKNDAKRSRNNQELADLQKRIKEYEPPAELTLFSQLPLSSRTLRGLKHSHFLNPTAIQAQSIPESLRGRDLLGSARTGSGKTLAFLIPLLERLYLQRWGPMDGLGAVVISPTRELAVQTFNALRDIGRFHTFSAGLVIGGKPLKEERDRLSRMNILIATPGRLLQHLDSTVGFESAGVKLLVLDEADRLLDMGFLPALRAIIQHFSPSETARADRQTLLFSATQSKDLAALAKLSLHDPLYINTNKPGEEGVMPANLEQYYSVVPLERKLDALWGFIKSHLKMKGVVFVTSGKQVRFIFETFRRLHPGLPLMHLHGKQKQPTRMAIFEKFSSSNSALLICTDIAARGLDFPAVDWVVQLDCPDDVDSYIHRVGRTARYQSEGKGLCFLLPSEEEGMKARWAEKGIDVKMIKIKESKMGKLDQQMQSFCFKEPEIKYLGQRAFISYMRSVHIQKDKSIFKLSELPAEKYAASMGLPGAPQIKLLDQGKKVKERGGPKKDDDEEGPTVVHQKLAPLSDEEDEDDDDEDDDDEESEDEESDEDDDEAASGSGSDSESEDLPVRSAPQVRTKYDRMFERKNQDILTDHYSKVVAHDDDLLAAGADDDDDVFTLARRDHDIDDDEAADLGISEALADPSKAKPLITSDDLSKRKLKAAATRTGQLKNRPAPTKVVFGEDGEARDIYEKGIEAEQAAAATRDGYLAEERERMAAADIVDREVAREKRREKKRKRKERERELEGAYSDDEGGAVAFIGGASGDEEPYEGYTGYTGEGIGSESPEPEPTRPAKKKRDAAPALEDEEELALRLLRGE, encoded by the exons ATGGCTTTCCAGGAGGGACAGCCCTCGTCGTCTAAAGGCGCGGGAAggcccaagggcaagggaaAGGGCCCGCAGAAGCCTCTCGTCAAGAAGAACGACGCCAAGAGGTCGCGCAACAACcaggagctcgccgacctccagAAGCGCATCAAGGAATAT GAGCCGCCAGCAGAGCTCACACTCTTCTCCCAACTCCCCCTCTCGAGCCGCACGCTGCGAG gccTGAAACACAGCCACTTCCTCAACCCGACCGCGATCCAGGCTCAGTCGATCCCCGAGTCGCTGCGCGGacgcgacctcctcggctcggcacGTACAGGATCAGGGAAGACGCTCGCGTTCCTCATCCCTCTCCTGGAACGACTGTACCTCCAGCGCTGGGGCCCGAtggacggcctcggcgccgtcgtcatctCGCCGACGCGTGAGCTCGCCGTGCAGACGTTCAACGCCCTCAGGGATATCGGCCGCTTCCACACCTTTTCGGCTGGTCTTGTCATCGGCGGCAAGCCGCTCAAAGAGGAGCGCGACCGTCTCTCGCGCATGAACATCCTCATTGCGACGCCCGGTCGCCTGCTCCAGCACCTCGACAGCACTGTTGGTTTCGAAAGTGCTGGCGTCAAGCTGCTTG tccttgacgaggcggATCGCCTCCTCGACATGGGTTTCCTccccgcgctccgcgccaTCATCCAGCACTTCTCGCCATCGGAgaccgcccgcgccgaccgccaGACTCTCCTCTTCTCCGCTACTCAGTCCAaggacctcgccgccctcgccaagctctcGCTCCACGACCCACTGTACATCAACACCAACAAGCCGGGAGAGGAGGGCGTTATGCCCGCCAACCTCGAGCAGTACTACTCGGTCGTGCCTCTtgagcgcaagctcgacgcgctgtgGGGCTTCATTAAGAGCCATCTCAAGATGAAGGGCGTCGTGTTCGTCACTTCCGGCAAACAGGTCCGCTTCATCTTTGAGACCTTCCGCCGCCTGCACCCCGGTCTTCCTCTCATGCACCTCCATGGCAAGCAGAAGCAGCCGACCCGCATGGCCATCTTCGAGAAGTTCTCGTCCTCCAACTCGGCCCTGCTCATCTGTACCGACATTGCCGCACGAGGTCTCGACTTCCCCGCTGTCGACTGggtcgtccagctcgactgccccgacgacgtcgactcgTACATCCACCGTGTGGGCCGTACCGCCCGCTACCAGAGTGAGGGTAAGGGCTTGTGCTTCCTCCTCccgagcgaggaggagggtaTGAAGGCCCGCTGGGCTGAGAAGGGCATCGACGTCAAGATGATCAAGATCAAGGAGAGCAAGATGGGCAAGCTCGACCAGCAGATGCAGAGCTTCTGCTTCAAGGAGCCTGAAATCAAGTACCTTGGACAGAGGGCCTTCATCTCCTACATGCGCTCGGTTCACATCCAGAAGGACAAGAGCATCTTCAAGCTGTCCGAACTACCAGCCGAGAAGTACGCCGCCAGCATGGGTCTTCCTGGTGCTCCTCAGatcaagctcctcgaccagggcaagaaggtcaaggagcGCGGTGGTcccaagaaggacgacgatgaggagggcCCGACGGTTGTTCACCAGAAGCTCGCCCCATTGAGTGACgaagaggatgaggatgatgacgatgaggatgatgatgacgaggagtcggaggacgaggagagcgacgaggacgacgacgaggccgcgtctggctctggctccgACTCCGAGTCTGAAGACCTCCCCGTTCGCTCTGCACCCCAAGTCCGAACAAAGTACGACCGCATGTTCGAGCGCAAGAACCAGGACATTCTCACGGATCACTACTCGAAGGTTGtggcgcacgacgacgacctgctgGCTGCCGgagcggacgacgacgacgatgtgtTCACACTGGCCCGTCGTGACcacgacattgacgacgacgaggccgccgacctcggcatcaGCGAAGCCTTGGCCGACCCTtccaaggccaagccgcTCATCACTTCAGACGACCTGTCAAAGCGCAAGCTGAAAGCCGCGGCCACGCGAACCGGCCAGCTCAAGAACCGACCTGCACCCACCAAGGTCGTgttcggcgaggacggcgaggcgcgggaTATCTACGAGAAGGGtatcgaggccgagcaggccgcggCTGCGACGCGTGATGGCTACctggcggaggagcgcgagcggatggctgctgccgacattgtcgaccgAGAGGTGGCAAGGGAGAAGCGCcgcgagaagaagaggaaacgcaaggagcgcgagcgcgagctcgagggcgcgtactcggacgacgagggtggcGCTGTCGCGTTCATTGGCGGCGccagtggcgacgaggagccgTACGAGGGCTACACCGGCTACACGGGAGAGGGCATTGGCTCTGAATCCCCCGAGCCTGAGCCTACGCGCCCTgcgaagaagaagcgcgacgcggctcctgccctcgaggatgaggaggagtTGGCGCTCCGGTTGTTGCGTGGCGAGTAG
- the TSEN34 gene encoding tRNA-splicing endonuclease subunit Sen34, whose amino-acid sequence MTCRRHPPAMTSDSEVGFSCILPSFPPLDLSIASHPTTTMTSTSSPGAGPSSIPLYLVAGVGTVWDAQAAATIHCAHDISGLRTGTLPGVQQQNGFLGLPVTLMPEETALLVNKGLGHIVPVPSVITPPSAELVAQRTAQRVSRSRALAERMRADEEARAVASKAKFEAAGEKARLKREERARKKAEAAKAAALAAGEDVPADVEAILCGTVAPPEPTPPPAAALPTPTAENSNIFTVIPGAPVLDALVPRETEPAPLPTTSFPFPSAVRDSALADTFGALHAAGYRMGLGPRFGGEWLIYPGDYLRYHAHFTSQVIVRDDPIRPAEIVAWGRLGTGTKKAGLLCCWDDGKTGDDKVDGPGDVEFYSLEWANFG is encoded by the exons ATGAcgtgtcgccgccacccaccagcgATGACTTCAGACTCAGAAGTTGGTTTCAGCTGTATTTTGCCCAGCTTCCCTCCACTCGACCTCTCCATCGCATCGCacccaacaacaacaatgaccagcacctcctcgcccggcGCGGGGCCGAGCAGTATCCCACTATACCTCGTCGCGGGGGTCGGCACGGTATGGGACGCGCAGG CCGCCGCGACGATCCACTGCGCGCACGACATCTCGGGCCTGCGGACGGGCACGCTGCCAggcgtgcagcagcagaacGGATTCCTAGGGCTGCCGGTGACGCTTATGCCGGAGGAgacggcgctgctcgtcaACAAGG gaCTAGGCCACATCGTGCCCGTCCCCTCGGTGatcacgccgccctcggcagAACTAGTCGCGCAGCGCACGGCACAGCGCGTCTCCCGTTCCCGCGCCCTCGCAGAACGCATGCGTGCAGACGaagaggcgcgcgcggtggcgtCCAAGGCCAAGTTTGAGGCGGCGGGAGAGAAGGCGCgcctcaagcgcgaggagcgcgcgcgcaagaaggccgaggcggccaaggcggcggcgctggctgccggcgaggacgtgccCGCCGATGTGGAGGCGATTCTGTGTGGGACCGTCGCGCCCCCAGAaccgacaccaccacccgccgcggcgctgccaACGCCCACAGCGGAGAACAGCAACATCTTCACTGTGATCCCCGGCGCGCCAGTGCTGGATGCGCTCGTCCCGCGCGAGACCGAGCCCGCGCCCCTCCCGACGACTAGCTTTCCCTTCCCATCGGCGGTGCGCGACTCGGCCCTCGCGGACACGTTTGGCGCGCTCCATGCCGCCGGGTACCGCATGGGCCTTGGCCCGCGGttcggcggcgagtggctCATCTACCCGGGCGACTATTTGCGCTACCACGCCCACTTCACCTCCCAGGTCATTGTGCGCGACGACCCCATCCGCCCAGCTGAGATTGTCGCCTGGGGCCGATTGGGCACAGGTACCAAGAAGGCCGGCCTGCTGTGCTGCTGggacgacggcaagacgggcgacgacaaggtcgacgggccgggcgacgtcgagttCTACTCCCTCGAGTGGGCAAACTTTGGATAG
- the tif221 gene encoding Translation initiation factor eIF-2B subunit alpha gives MATTAASPSPAGPSSRATPVLSVNTAQAKPKDFDVVAAYKRALADEKYPHPVAAILALVELMEASTASTVSGLAIELTNGRRRLNDSQHSLGVRAGCQLWERFVALSGGGGEDFPAYKRTLIAQGRSFCSVTAPQAREKIAKQAGDFLSDDCVVLTHSYSRVVIQTILQAHKQHKRVSVYVTEGRPGLLGMRTHQVLTAAGIPCTVLLDSAVGYVMERVDMVLLGCEAVVESGALVSSVGTYQIALVAKAMQKPVYALAESYKFLRHYPLSQNDLPGPRDAAKNLPLSFPSVFPSTPVGRNFPPAIPPTPSASAPDVDRLNVSGTGTPSGGDWAAPAEMTPDMIASQPLVDVTYPDLVDFIITDLGSPLSPTSVSQYLVAQFSA, from the exons AtggcaacaacagcagcctccccctcgccagcggggccctcgtcgcgcgcgaccccaGTGCTCAGCGTCAACACGGCGCAGGCCAAGCCAAAGGACtttgacgtcgtcgcggcgtacAAGCGCGCCCTCGCTGATGAAAAG TACCCCCACCCCGTGGCTGCTATCCTCGCGCTTGTCGAGTTAATGGAGGCGTCGACTG ccTCCACCGTGTCTGGTCTTGCTATCGAGCTCACAAACGGCCGTAGGCGCCTGAACGACTCGCAGCACAGCCTGGGTGTGCGTGCTGGATGTCAGCTGTGGGAGCGTTTTGTCGCCCTGtccggcggtggtggtgag GACTTCCCGGCGTACAAGCGCACCCTCATCGCGCAGGGCAGGTCGTTCTGCTCGGTCACTGCTCCTCAGGCAAGGGAAAAGATTGCCAAGCAGGCCGGAGACTTCTTGAGCGACGACTGTGTC GTCCTCACCCACAGCTACTCGCGCGTGGTCATCCAGACGATCCTGCAAGCACACAAGCAGCACAAACGTGTGAGCGTCTACGTGACCGAGGGACGGCCTGGTCTGCTCGGCATGCGCACCCACCAGGTGCTCACGGCGGCGGGTATCCCGTGCAcggtcctcctcgacagcgcGGTGGGCTACGTGatggagcgcgtcgacatGGTGCTTCTCGGATgtgaggccgtcgtcgagtcgggcgcGCTCGTGTCCTCGGTCGGCACGTACCAGATTGCGCTGGTGGCCAAGGCGATGCAGAAGCCCGTgtacgcgctcgccgagtcgtACAAGTTCCTCCGCCACTACCCGCTCTCGCAGAACGACCTCCCCGGCCCccgcgacgcggccaagaACCTCCCCCTCTCGTTCCCCTCCGTCTTCCCCTCCACGCCAGTGGGCCGTAACTTCCCCCCTGCCATCCCGCCtacgccgtcggcctcggccccggACGTCGACCGCCTCAACGTCTCGGGCACTGGTacgcccagcggcggcgactgggctgcgccggccgagaTGACCCCCGACATGATCGCGAGCCagcccctcgtcgacgtcacgtaccccgacctcgtcgactttatcatcaccgacctcggcagcCCGCTGTCGCCGACCAGCGTCAGCCAGTACCTCGTCGCTCAGTTCTCGGCATAG
- the ALKBH2_1 gene encoding DNA oxidative demethylase ALKBH2, producing the protein MPADDTAYRDPSAAGDRDAALAELITLLDPAAFPFESYAEALERSNGDVGRAAEWLLMPEASGSGTGSVTSQRSGKRARGLDQWFKAPKRSKDTSEPSREPLDDRKPSSSTTPPKSPPPDRATTAANWAALLRSSPPKPVAAPTKREPPLHLATPSALAAANIPLALLPSPLSPAMASALYHLMMDEAETVPWPRNKWYLNGKEVESNHQATSYARDLDEYGKEVGVHYYFQSQKYRGAKVFPPLLAEAARLVEDAVNAHLDTIPRYPLEYRGKWEANMCAANRYDGAASTVGFHSDQMTYLGPFPTIASLSLGTPRAFRLRQTEAVEAAFGTGRPARTYEVTLGHNSLCLMTAGCQERYKHTVPPQRALDTFRPGWDIEQQVIPTEDQKAYTTRINITFRFYRPDFRPTPSEGPSPRDGTPICKCGIPTLLRADQKAKARARLGSAPSTNGQKRVINGVEVVDDDMVYFWQCQSPTSTGELKGCGFFKILDMKGEGRGPCVGDVVPEAAGDGSGAGGVGADAANA; encoded by the exons atgcccgccgacgacacagCCTACAGAGATCCCAGCGCCGCAGGCGACCGCGACGCAGCGCTGGCGGAGCTGATCACGCTGCTCGACCCCGCGGCGTTCCCGTTCGAGAGCTACGCCGAGGCGTTGGAGCGCTCGAATGGCGATGTCGGGCGTGCGGCCGAGTGGCTTCTCATGCCGGAGGCGAGCGGCAGTGGGACGGGAAGTGTGACTTCCCAACGCTCTGGCAAGCGCGCACGCGGCCTCGACCAGTGGTTCAAGGCGCCCAAGCGATCGAAAGACACGTCGGAGCCGTCCCGCGAGCCGTTGGACGACCGGAAGCCAAgctcctccaccacgccgcccaagtcgcccccgccagaccgcgcgacgacagcagccaactgggccgcgctgctccgctcctcgccacccaagCCAGTCGCGGCCCCAACGAAGAGAGAACCACCACTGCACCTCGCCACGCCAtcggccctcgcggcggccaacatcccgctcgcgctcctcccctccccgctCTCGCCGGCGATGGCAAGCGCGCTCTACCACCTCATGATGGACGAGGCTGAGACCGTGCCCTGGCCACGGAACAAGTGGTACCTGaacggcaaggaggtcgagtcCAACCACCAGGCTACGTCGTACGCGCGCGATCTGGACGAGtacggcaaggaggtcggCGTGCACTATTACTTTCAGAGCCAGAAGTACCGTGGCGCGAAG GTGTTTCCGCCGTTGTTGGCTGAGGCTGCgcgactcgtcgaggacgcggtgAATGCGCACCTGGACACAATACCGCGGTACCCCCTCGAGTATAGGGGCAAGTGGGAGGCGAACATGTGTGCCGCCAACCGCTATGACGGTGCAGCGAGCAC TGTGGGGTTCCACTCTGATCAGATGACTT ACCTCGGGCCGTTCCCCACCATCGCATCGCTCtccctcggcacgccgcgcgccttcCGCCTGCGACAGACTGAAGCTGTGGAAGCGGCGTTCGGGACTGGCCGACCGGCGCGCACATATGAAGTGACACTGGGGCACAACAGCCTGTGTTTGATGACGGCTGGGTGCCAGGAGCGGTACAAGCATAC CGTGCCGCCTCAACGTGCCCTCGATACGTTTCGCCCCGGGTGGGACATTGAGCAGCAGGTCATTCCCACAGAGGACCAGAAGGCGTACACTACGCGGATTAATATTACGTTTCG GTTCTACCGCCCTG ACTTCCGCCCCACGCCCAGCGAGGGACCGAGCCCCCGCGATGGCACTCCAATCTGCAAATGTGGCATCCCAAC gctgctgcgcgccgaccaAAAGGCCAAGGCGCGGGCGCGGTTGGGCTCTGCGCCGAGTACCAACGGCCAGAAGCGGGTGATCAACGGCGTAgaggttgtcgacgacgacatggtgtACTTCTGGCAGTGCCAGAGTCCGACGTCTACCGGCGAGCTGAAGGGGTGCGGGTTCTTCAAGATTCTCGACATGAAGGGCGAGGGGCGTGGGCCGTGCGTTGGTGATGTTGTGCCGGAGGCTGCGGGTGATGGATcgggtgctggtggtgtTGGAGCGGATGCCGCGAATGCGTGA
- the COQ2 gene encoding 4-hydroxybenzoate polyprenyltransferase, mitochondrial, with product MLSCSTLQPVNTVSSISRNSKDIGTAASPSCFFKTLAEQVVTIELKNDLCVTGTLKSVDQFLNIRLDNIHVEDPERHPHMLAVKNVFIRGSVVRYVRMASRNVDTTLLEDATRRGAQRQISVVRGVRHSRRAGGGSGGSAARETWFGGERADSRTTTQHTAHHTVACNYTTSLLAASAPLLRPRLSTVSARRAVLPALRATSTSRRVLSAAPQTATGVAQHAPAPVPAPYTASPPDWLDACVPRSLARTKPYLRLLRLNKPTGAILLYWPGAHSIMMASTALALPWTTPVWYCFLFAVGALVMRGAGCIVNDMWDAKMDAKVERTKMRPIAAGEVSYTGATVFLGSQLLLGLGVLSQLNTYSILLGAASLPLVAIYPFMKRVTYYPQLTLGTVFTWGALLGWAAVAGSVNWAVCGPLWFGHMLHCVAYDTIYAHQDKKDDVLAGVKSTALAWGDKSKPIIATLYSAFVGCLAVAGHAMGAGPIYYAVSVAGAAAQLAWQVITVNLDDTADCWRKFVSNAWLGGLIFLGTVGDYVQQVLLAGWF from the exons AtgttgagctgctcgacattGCAACCTGTCAACACCGTCTCTAGCATCTCCCGCAACTCGAAAGACATCGGCAcagccgcctcgccgtcatg CTTCTTCAAGACGCTCGCTGAGCAGGTCGTCACCATCGAGCTCAAGAACGACCTCTGCGTGACGGGCACGCTCAAGTCGGTGGACCA GTTCCTCAACATCCGGTTAGACAACATCCACGTCGAGGACCCCGAAAGGCATCCGCACATG ctcgccgtcaaGAACGTCTTCATCCGCGGCTCGGTGGTGCGCTACGTGCGCATGGCGTCGCGCAACGTCGACACGACGCTGTTGgaggacgcgacgcggcgtg GCGCACAACGGCAAATAAGCGTCGTTCGCGGTGTAAGGCAttctcgacgcgctggcggcggcagcggcggcagcgcagcTCGCGAGACCTGGTTTGGAGGAGAGAGAGCAGATAGTagaacgacgacgcagcacacagcacacCATACCGTTGCATGTAACTATACCACGA GCCTGTTGGCAGCCTcagcgccgctgctgcggccgcggCTCTCGACCGtatcggcgcggcgcgctgtcctccccgccctgcgcgcgacgtcgacgagtcgccgcgtgctgtcggcggcaccgCAGACGGCCACCGGCGTCGCGCAACACGCCCCGGCGCCAGTCCCAGCACCATACACGGCCTCCCCGCCCGACTGGCTCGACGCGTGCGTCCCCCGCTCCCTGGCGCGCACGAAGCCGTACCTCCGCCTCCTGAGGCTCAACAAGCCGACCGGCGCGATCCTTCTCTACTGGCCCGGCGCGCATTCCATCAtgatggcgagcacggcgctcgcgctcccctGGACTACGCCGGTGTGGTACTGCTTCCTGtttgccgtcggcgcgctggtcaTGCGCGGCGCAGGGTGTATCGTTAATGACATGTGGGACGCGAAGATGGACGCGAAGGTTG AACGCACCAAGATGCGCCCGATTGCCGCAGGCGAAGTGTCATACACCGGCGCGACAGTCTTCCTCGGCtcgcagctcctcctcggcctcggcgtgctgtCCCAGCTCAACACGTACTCTATCCTcctgggcgcggcgtcgctgcccctCGTCGCGATCTACCCGTTCATGAAGCGCGTGACGTACTACCCGCAGCTGACGCTCGGGACGGTGTTTACGTggggcgcgctgctcggctgGGCGGCCGTCGCAGGCAGTGTCAACTGGGCCGTGTGTGGGCCTTTGTGGTTCGGGCACATGCTGCACTGCGTCGCGTATGACACGATCTACGCGCACCAG gacaagaaggacgacgtgctcgccggcgtcaagTCGACGGCCCTGGCATGGGGCGACAAGTCCAAGCCCATCATCGCGACCCTCTACTCGGCCTTTGTCGgctgcctcgccgtcgctggccACGCGATGGGCGCCGGGCCAATCTACTACGCCGTGtcggtcgccggcgccgccgcacagcTCGCATGGCAGGTCATTAcggtcaacctcgacgacacggccgactGCTGGCGCAAGTTTGTGTCGAACGCGTGGCTGGGCGGcctcatcttcctcggcaccgtcggcgaCTACGTCCAGCAGGTGCTCCTTGCGGGGTGGTTCTAG
- the SPCC613.03 gene encoding putative calcium-binding protein: MPRLSAVLLLASVALAHGDHGAHGGESSSSSDEGLSYAESHMHNEHHIDSFDPPAFFKLHDLNSDGYWNADEIAALYGLRHHSVLDPHRASNVPDGLEEKIIAEVLGKLDTDGDGRVSLAEFEVAGPDSLPNFKDEFKDLGHHYDEESEYFLHHEELYHSTPETQTEESYNHPEDIEHFKHHHKLEDEEDARQRIFQGLAPDADLEEDHEVVDPLDVHEHAEGEGVGGDGFTGDEEVPLLTGVDGEEEADGAEGEEHEGEAGDASGAEKHQEGAAESIPDDAAAPAAADDAEHITVAHDDPGFRAARAAARTPPRRITPEGGKGGKNRRGHTAENRLKPDAPYKFKMRAGIRGDEF; encoded by the exons atgCCGCGCCTGtccgccgtcctcctcctcgcgtccGTGGCGCTCGCTCACGGCGACCACGGAGCCCACGGGggcgagagcagcagcagcagcgacgaggggcTGTCCTATGCCGAGTCACAC atGCACAACGAGCACCACATCGACAGCTTTGACCCGCCGGCCTTCTTCAAGCTCCACGACCTGAATTCAGACGGGTACTGgaacgccgacgagatcgcCGCGCTCTACGGGCTGCGGCACCACTCCGTGCTCGACCCGCACCGCGCGAGCAACGTGCCCGACGGGCTGGAGGAGAAGATCATCGCCGAGGTGCTGGGCaagctcgacacggacggGGACG gccgcgTCTCGCTCGCGGAATTCGAGGTCGCCGGACCTGATTCCCTGCCGAACTTTAAGGACGAGTTCAAGGACCTCGGGCACCACTACGACGAGGAGTCGGAGTA CTTCCTGCACCACGAGGAG CTCTACCACTCGACGCCCGAAACGCAGACAGAAGAGTCATACAACCACCCGGAGG ACATTGAGCACTTCAAGC ACCACCACAAGcttgaggatgaggaggacgctAGGCAGCGTATCTTCCAGGGCCtggcgcccgacgccgacctggaAGAGGACCACGAGGTGGTTGATCCCCTGGACGTGCACGAGCAtgctgagggcgagggggtcggcggtgacgggttcacgggcgacgaggaggtgccGCTGTTGACTGGTGTtgacggggaggaggaggccgatggtgcggagggtgaggagcacgagggcgaggctggCGACGCCAGCGGTGCCGAGAAGCATCAGGAGGGTGCCGCAGAGTCGATCCCggacgacgctgccgcccctgccgctgccgacgacgccgagcacatCACCGTCGCTCACGACGACCCCGGTttccgcgctgcgcgcgccgcggcacgcaCACCCCCGCGCAGGATCACGcccgagggcggcaagggcggcaagaacCGCCGTGGCCACACGGCTGAGAACCGGCTCAAGCCGGATGCGCCGTACA AGTTCAAAATGCGCGCCGGTATCAGAGGCGACGAGTTCTGA